A stretch of DNA from Candidatus Bathyarchaeota archaeon:
TTCAGCAAATTGACATTGATTCTTTTATCTTCGATTTTCAATTGGAGAGTTTCTTTCTCGCTGATGAGAAGGCTCATTTCCCCTGATTTAAGAGCGTGAACTAGCTGCATCGGTATTTCCAAGGTTACACCCGAGGGAACGGAGATGAGTGCGACTTACTTCCTTTCTGAAACGTAGAGAATATTTAACACAATAGACCCGTTCAGTTTGGCTTTGAATCCAGCAACCTCTAGCGTTAAGTTCTTGAAGTTAAGTTCAAGGTCTGATCCCTTGCCCGCTAGCTTATCGATCAGTTTCGCCACGTCTTCGCCCCAACTTTTCGCAATTTCTGCCATCCATTTCACCACCTCGATAGATAGTCTGTTTGCAATAAAAGAGTTTAGGCGACGGACAGTCGCTCTTCATATTGGATACTCTTACGCCTACAAATTTTTGTCAAAAACCTATAAATAATTTCCCGATATAACATGGTTTATGCTAAATTCTCTTAGAGAGGCTTGCGGTGTTTTTAGCGCGTACGATTTTGAAGACGATCCCATCTTCCCCTACATCTATTGGGGGCTGAGAGCACAAAACCATCGGGGCCATCAGTCACACGGTTTCGTTACATTTAACGGCTCCTTTAATATACATCGGAGTTTGGATTTAGTTCCGAAAATAAAAAGAAAAGATATTCAAAACTGGCTCAGCAGATTGCCAGGAAACGTAGGTATAGGAAGCGTAAGATACACAACTTCAGGTGGAACAGACGAAGAATCATTAAAAAAGGGTATCCAACCAGTTTTAGCGGAAACAGAAAAAGTGAAAGTCGCAGTAGCCTTCAACGGCAACATCGTCAACAATTCTCGGTTAAAAAGGAAGATCAGAGAAAAATTTCCAAGTTTTTCTTATGAATGCGACGCGGAACTGATTTGCAGAAAACTTCTCATAGAACTCATGGAAAATCATGATCTAGCCTCATCCGTCAAAGCTTGCATGAAGGAAGTAGAAGGCGCTTTCTCGGTAACAGGAATCACTCAAAGCGGGGGACTATTCGCTTTCAAAGATCCCTATGGGATAAAACCACTTTGTTGTGGCCACAGCGAAAACCGCAAGCTATACGCGGCATCCTCAGAGACTGCTGGTTTGGACATCAACGGCTTCGAGTATGATTTCGAAGTGGAACCTGGAGAACTCGTGACCCTGTCAGAAGATGGATTCATGCGGGAACAACTTGTTCCGTGCAAAAGGAGAGCGTTTTGCAGTTTTGAATTCGCCTATTTCGCAAGACCAGACTCAAGGTTAGGAGACAAATACGTTTACGAGGTAAGAGAAGAATTTGGAAGAAATCTGGGTAGAGAATGCTCTGAAATAGCGAAGAAAGCCGATATGATATTGTCAATACCGGAAACTGCGAATGACGCTGCGTATGGGCTTCACGAAGAAACCGGCATAAGGTGGGAGCGGGCTA
This window harbors:
- a CDS encoding amidophosphoribosyltransferase, whose translation is MLNSLREACGVFSAYDFEDDPIFPYIYWGLRAQNHRGHQSHGFVTFNGSFNIHRSLDLVPKIKRKDIQNWLSRLPGNVGIGSVRYTTSGGTDEESLKKGIQPVLAETEKVKVAVAFNGNIVNNSRLKRKIREKFPSFSYECDAELICRKLLIELMENHDLASSVKACMKEVEGAFSVTGITQSGGLFAFKDPYGIKPLCCGHSENRKLYAASSETAGLDINGFEYDFEVEPGELVTLSEDGFMREQLVPCKRRAFCSFEFAYFARPDSRLGDKYVYEVREEFGRNLGRECSEIAKKADMILSIPETANDAAYGLHEETGIRWERATRRHRYVTERAFILLPRERQTTIDRKINILDRKLRGKTIIVIEDSVVRGDTTKVVIQKLRNKGAKKVHMFITFPRITSPCFYGIAMATYGELIGSKHEPQEIAKIIGADNVNYQSLNKFIEATGLKKNELCLGCVTGKYPTPLAQKIADEMKEKIERGEKETGRIYEIANGIK